A genomic window from Silene latifolia isolate original U9 population chromosome 11, ASM4854445v1, whole genome shotgun sequence includes:
- the LOC141611921 gene encoding carbon catabolite repressor protein 4 homolog 6-like gives MRSPSPTSLHRVAAATTVLHHPSSAAMSNHPPFRGGRRPAPVAHHRPTTTTNNNYYYCNPIHNHHHNNYNYNYNAQGYTYITPHHNHQNYNALGYTYHAPHYYPNYCYTYSDNISSYNALGYTYDTPHHNHPNYRHNNSMSFHGGGNFGPRAALPYNQPGVGVHRQKPADFRGWEKANNPPPPNAERFIVLSYNILADYLANDHRHLYLHIERRFMSWERRKAKILFELELWSPDIMCFQEVDKFQELEEDLRVRGYSGFWKMRTGVPVDGCAIFFRTTRFKLVFKDCIEFIRHGMRDNVAQICVLESLTQNQDGNQLSSSGSGAPNRVVVGNIHVLYNPRRGEMKLGQVRMLLEKAQAVSKTWDDAPVVLCGDFNCTPKSPLYNFISQQKLDISQVDRDKVSGQASAEIHSPARFLPTLQSGKDVFPSSLGEVVFKTDIAVQDKTFYSPSRWTAMEITIATGSTKNTTLEHALKLRSTYSEVEDSSGTRDQFGEPLVTSYNCCFMGTVDYIWRSEGLQTVRVRAPIRKDVMQTFGGFPTKKWGSDHIALVSELAFIR, from the exons ATGCGGTCACCCTCCCCCACATCTCTCCACCGCGTTGCCGCAGCAACCACCGTCCTCCACCACCCTTCCTCCGCCGCCATGTCCAATCATCCACCG TTCCGCGGTGGCCGCCGCCCTGCACCCGTCGCCCACCATCGacctaccaccaccaccaacaacaactacTACTACTGTAATCCtattcataatcatcatcataacaattataattataattataatgctCAGGGTTATACTTATATTACTCCGCATCACAATCATCAAAATTATAATGCTTTAGGATATACTTATCATGCTCCTCATTATTATCCTAATTATTGCTATACGTATTCCGATAATATTTCTAGTTATAATGCTTTGGGTTATACTTATGATACTCCTCATCACAATCATCCAAATTATCGCCATAATAATAGTATGAGTTTCCATGGTGGTGGTAATTTTGGACCTAGAGCTGCTCTGCCGTATAATCAACCCGGGGTTGGGGTCCACCGGCAGAAGCCTGCTGATTTTCGTGGTTGGGAAAAAGCCAACAACCCTCCCCCTCCTAACGCTG AGCGGTTTATTGTGCTCTCATATAATATACTTGCTGACTACCTGGCTAATGACCATCGCCATCTTTATCTTCACATCGAACGCCGGTTTATGAGTTGGGAAAGGCGGAAGGCTAAAATACTTTTTGAGCTCGAATTGTGGTCTCCTGACATAATGTGCTTTCAG GAGGTTGACAAATTTCAAGAGCTAGAGGAGGACTTGAGGGTTCGTGGATACAGTGGCTTTTGGAAG ATGCGCACGGGTGTACCAGTTGATGGGTGTGCTATCTTCTTTCGAACAACAAG GTTCAAGTTGGTGTTTAAGGACTGCATTGAATTCATAAGACATGGAATGCGGGATAATGTTGCTCAAATTTGTGTATTAGAG TCACTGACTCAGAACCAAGATGGAAACCAGTTATCTTCTTCAGG TTCGGGTGCTCCAAATAGAGTTGTTGTAGGCAACATTCATGTGCTGTACAATCCAAGAAGGGGAGAGATGAAACTTGGCCAG GTCAGAATGCTTCTTGAAAAGGCTCAAGCCGTATCAAAGACATGGGACGATGCTCCAGTTGTCCTATGCGGTGATTTTAATTGTACACCAAAG AGTCCGTTGTACAACTTCATATCACAACAGAAG CTTGATATATCTCAAGTTGATAGAGACAAAGTTTCAGGACAGGCTTCAGCTGAAATCCATTCACCAGCCAGATTTTTGCCTACGTTGCAAAGTGGCAAAGATGTGTTTCCTTCTAGTTTGG GTGAGGTGGTATTCAAGACAGATATAGCTGTGCAGGATAAAACATTCTACAGCCCATCTCGGTGGACGGCAATGGAGATAACCATAGCTACTGGCAGTACCAAGAACACTACTCTTGAACACGCATTAAAGCTTCGGAGTACGTACTCAGAAGTGGAG GATTCTTCTGGGACAAGAGACCAATTCGGGGAGCCATTGGTGACTAGCTATAATTGTTGTTTTATGGGAACTGTGGACTACATATG GAGATCTGAAGGCCTCCAAACTGTTAGGGTGCGTGCTCCTATCCGGAAAGACGTGATGCAAACATTTGGGGGATTTCCAACAAAG AAATGGGGAAGTGATCACATTGCCTTGGTTTCGGAATTAGCATTCATCAGGTGA
- the LOC141614060 gene encoding uncharacterized protein LOC141614060, protein MKGLGVPSPIPRFQVKFFVTYEDPDLVEFVIWDDVMVDLLGKTAQAILDEDEMYSVVPPPDFRPLLDRTFVAKIRVTYLYNIEQKSNSFGVISLCDDPRTIAKWDAMNNARKEQMREIVESKPVLNSQEITPQKGVVEMAEASDKSSATKLKEIKMSKQPMAQLKKLKDKRMQLHFKYGALRTARIGCNFKEAGVQISERNLMIADNTPQSMSNPRVPLSDITNVSHTPCHRSSRSTTSEQIAITTPPSNVSNDPTLSYSNTLIVTPNQLRARTTREKRQSRFSKKRAGNVHSDVSQNTVNFTPATSNVTEVICNPTDVVERLVRDLCAEYGEPFSEVIPSVNRIEQSPGSCVFNASYSHGESSRTQQNTSVSLNNDAWEGYWDCGDAEYECEKCHALMWFEERKDKRRGTRRPKFSLCCSDGKVELTFLQQPPELIKSLLTGQHRFSSHYRENIRAYNSMFSFTSMGGKIDHSINQGDPSRFNDELIRLLENMIDSHNTIAKTFRKVRDRLSVNTDSEVSIKLISRRLSDGRTYNLPTVSEVAALIEGDIGPHMEKRDIIVRRSCGGLQRISELHPLYTPLQYPLLIPFGEDRYRPGILHSASSIGVSTSDQPREETTCREWFAYHLIERPPDIEFPMILLSGKALHQFLVDCYMLVESYRLNFIRFNQDRLRVDNYKNLSNAVGRGDVEPSSAVVYTIEFQKRGLPHAHIVLFLHREDKFPTAADVDKIISAEIPDPTTDPVLHSVVCEYMLHGPCGKAKPSSPCMVGDKCSKYYPKPCTERTTVDGDGYPINKRSKKGVTVIKDDVPLENDFVIPYNSQLLLKYRAHINVEWCNQSTSIKYLFKYINKGSDRVTMQSSYTRHNEEDPGRFDEIKRFYDCRYLSACEATWRIFGFDIHYRTPAVERLQYHLPDEQPIVFHDDDWVDEVVENTSLGVSQFLNWMGCNNSTVEEMQVAKELLYCEFPTKFVWKKKLRQWSLRKKGFTIGRLVHVPPQCGELYFMRVMLNHVKGPKCFDDIRTVNHFVHPTFREACYALGLIGDDREYIAAINEAVIEVRLLLEKFLTDEELQNYALIDIDNSLQINGSSLRRFEEMPFPNMSAMTHHRNSLVMDALSYDKQSLSEEHEIQLSSMTDEQRLVFNEVMEAALNNKGGVFFVYGYGGTGKTFLWRSLCACFRSKGDIVVVVASSGIAATLIPGGVTAHSRFGISINVTEDSICSRIKPGSDLAELLIRAKLIIWDEAPMTHRHCFEALDKSLKDVMRVLDVGNVELPFGGKVVVFGGDFRQTLPVVSKGSRADVVVASLCLSYLWSFCKVLRLTKNMRLQVGSSSDNVEELRKFSEWLLEIGDGIAGGENDGEVDLELPADLLIQDVTNPIKTLVDVTYPDLLAQLWNPEYLQQRAILAPTHEIVESVNEYVLSLIKKDERIYLSSDEVCSDDRGIGDGDIHSTEFLNSIKCVGLPNHQLKLKVGAMVMLLRNIDQSRGLCNGTRLIVTDLGARVIRCSVLTGSHKGDRVHIARLTLTPSDTDEISVRLRRQFPIAVCFAMTINKSQEQSLSQFIV, encoded by the exons ATGAAGGGTTTGGGGGTGCCATCACCAATTCCAAGGTTTCAAGTTAAGTTTTTTGTTACATATGAAGATCCAGATTTGGTTGaattcgttatttgggatgatgtaATGGTTGATTTGCTTGGGAAAACAGCACAAGCCATCCTTGACGAAGATGAG ATGTACAGTGTCGTCCCTCCCCCAGATTTCAGGCCTCTACTTGACAGGACATTTGTGGCAAAAATAAGAGTTACTTATTTGTATAACATTGAGCAAAAATCAAACTCATTTGGGGTGATCAGTTTATGTGATGATCCAAGAACAATTGCTAAGTGGGATGCCATGAATAATGCAAGAAAG GAGCAAATGAGAGAGATAGTTGAGTCCAAACCTGTGCTGAATTCTCAAGAGATCACGCCACAGAAAGGTGTTGTGGAGATGGCTGAAGCATCCGACAAATCATCTGCAACAAAACTGAAGGAAATTAAGATGAGCAAGCAGCCTATGGC ACAATTGAAGAAGCTGAAGGACAAAAGGATGCAACTACACTTCAAATATGGAGCTTTACGGACAGCAAGGATTGGATGCAATTTTAAAGAAGCAG GTGTTCAGATATCagaaagaaacttgatgattgcgGACAATACGCCACAATCAATGTCAAATCCTCGAGTACCGCTATCTGACATTACGAACG TTTCTCATACCCCATGTCATCGAAGCAGCAGAAGCACCACAAGTGAACAGATAGCGATAACAACCCCACCAAGTAATGTTTCTAATGATCCTACTCTATCATATTCCAACACTCTTATTGTAACGCCTAATCAGTTACGGGCGAGAACGACAAGAGAAAAAAGACAGTCGCGATTCTCTAAGAAACGTGCTGGTAATGTTCATAGTGACGTTTCTCAAAATACGGTCAATTTTACACCAGCAACCTCGAACGTGACAG AAGTTATATGTAATCCGACTGATGTCGTTGAGCGCTTAGTGAGAGATCTATGTGCTGAATATGGTGAACCTTTCAGTGAAGTGATTCCGTCTGTAAACCGAATTGAACAATCACCCGGTAGTTGTGTTTTTAATGCATCATATTCACATGGCGAATCTTCGAGAACTCAGCAAAATACTTCTGTGTCGTTAAATAATGATG CATGGGAAGGATATTGGGACTGTGGAGATGCAGAATATGAGTGCGAGAAATGTCACGCATTGATGTGGTTTGAGgagagaaaagataaaagacgtgGTACAAGACGTCCTAAGTTCTCACTTTGTTGTTCTGATGGAAAAGTTGAACTCACATTTCTACAGCAGCCGCCTGAACTTATAAAGTCGTTGTTGACCGGTCAGCATCGATTTAGCAGTCATTATAGAGAAAACATTAGAGCTTATAACTCGATGTTCTCATTCACTTCTATGGGCGGTAAAATCGATCATTCCATCAATCAAG GGGATCCATCAAGGTTCAATGACGAGTTAATACGATTGTTGGAAAATATGATTGACTCTCACAATACAATTGCAAAGACATTTAGGAAGGTTAGAGATAGACTGTCTGTAAATACAGACAGTGAAGTGAGTATCAAACTTATTTCAAGGAGATTAAGTGATGGAAGAACTTACAATCTTCCAACAGTTTCAGAGGTAGCGGCTTTAATTGAGGGTGATATTGGTCCACATATGGAGAAGCGAGATATTATTGTCAGAAGGTCATGCGGTGGTTTACAGCGGATATCTGAGTTGCACCCTTTATACACCCCCTTACAATATCCTTTGTTAATTCCATTCGGAGAAGATAGGTATAGGCCAGGTATCCTACATAGTGCTTCTTCTATTGGTGTTAGCACGAGTGACCAACCACGTGAAGAAACAACTTGTAGGGAGTGGTTTGCTTATCATCTTATAGAGAGACCACCAGATATTGAATTTCCAATGATCTTATTATCTGGTAAGGCATTACACCAATTTTTAGTTGATTGTTATATGCTGGTCGAATCGTATAGGCTGAATTTCATTCGTTTTAACCAAGATCGACTTAGAGTTGATAATTATAAGAACCTCTCAAATGCTGTTGGAAGAGGAGATGTTGAGCCATCTTCGGCGG TCGTCTATACTATTGAATTTCAAAAACGTGGACTCCCTCATGCCCATATAGTATTGTTCCTACATCGGGAGGATAAATTCCCTACAGCCGCAGATGTCGACAAAATCATTTCAGCGGAGATTCCTGATCCGACTACAGATCCCGTCTTACATAGTGTTGTTTGCGAGTATATGCTTCATGGACCGTGTGGTAAAGCAAAGCCCTCATCACCGTGTATGGTCGGAGACAAGTGCTCAAAATATTACCCAAAGCCGTGCACCGAGAGAACAACGGTTGACGGTGATGGGTACCCTATAAACAAGAGAAGCAAAAAAGGAGTTACGGTGATTAAAGATGATGTGCCCCTGGAAAATGATTTTGTCATTCCATATAACTCTCAGTTGTTGTTGAAATATCGGGCTCATATCAATGTCGAATGGTGTAATCAATCTACATCCATAAAGTACCTATTTAAGTATATTAACAAGGGCTCTGATCGAGTTACCATGCAGTCGTCTTACACACGACATAATGAGGAGGACCCTGGTCGATTTGATGAGATTAAGAGGTTTTACGATTGTCGATATCTCTCTGCATGTGAAGCCACTTGGAGAATTTTTGGGTTTGATATCCACTACAGAACTCCTGCTGTTGAAAGGCTACAGTACCATCTTCCAGACGAGCAACCTATTGTCTTCCACGATGATGATTGGGTTGATGAGGTCGTAGAAAATACTTCGCTCGGGGTGTCACAATTTCTTAATTGGATGGGCTGTAATAATTCGACAGTAGAAGAGATGCAGGTTGCTAAAGAATTATTGTACTGTGAATTTCCAACCAAATTTGTTtggaaaaagaaacttcgtcaaTGGAGCCTTAGGAAAAAAGGATTTACAATTGGTAGGTTGGTTCACGTTCCCCCGCAATGTGGTGAGTTGTATTTCATGAGAGTAATGTTGAATCACGTTAAGGGACCAAAATGTTTTGATGATATTAGGACGGTGAATCATTTTGTTCATCCGACATTTAGAGAAGCATGTTATGCATTGGGATTAATTGGTGATGATCGAGAGTATATTGCAGCTATCAACGAAGCGGTGATTGAAGTCCGGCTTCTACTTGAGAAATTT CTTACCGATGAAGAgttgcaaaattatgcacttatTGATATTGATAATTCTCTTCAAATAAATGGTAGTTCACTTCGTCGATTTGAGGAAATGCCGTTCCCAAACATGTCTGCAATGACACATCATCGAAATAGTTTAGTCATGGATGCGTTGTCGTACGATAAACAGTCCTTGAGTGAAGAACATGAGATTCAGTTATCTTCAATGACTGACGAGCAGAGGTTGGTGTTTAATGAAGTTATGGAAGCTGCTTTAAATAACAAAGGAGGGGTGTTCTTCGTTTATGGATATGGTGGAACTGGAAAAACTTTCCTTTGGAGATCTTTGTGTGCCTGTTTCAGGAGTAAGGGCGATATTGTTGTGGTTGTTGCGTCAAGTGGAATTGCAGCAACTTTGATACCAGGTGGTGTAACAGCTCATTCCAGGTTTGGAATTTCCATTAATGTAACGGAGGATTCCATATGCTCCCGAATTAAGCCCGGCAGTGATTTAGCTGAACTTTTGATACGTGCTAAACTCATAATATGGGATGAAGCACCGATGACTCATAGGCATTGCTTTGAGGCCCTTGATAAAAGTTTAAAAGATGTAATGCGTGTTTTGGACGTGGGAAATGTTGAACTGCCGTTTGGTGGGAAAGTTGTGGTATTCGGGGGTGATTTTAGACAGACATTACCGGTtgtttcaaaaggaagtagagcAGATGTTGTGGTTGCATCCCTGTGTTTATCGTATTTATGGTCTTTCTGCAAG GTACTTAGATTGACCAAAAATATGCGATTGCAAGTTGGTAGTTCAAGTGACAATGTTGAGGAGTTACGAAAATTCTCCGAATGGCtcttggagattggagatggtatAGCAGGCGGTGAAAATGATGGAGAAGTTGATCTAGAATTACCAGCCGACTTACTAATTCAGGATGTGACGAATCCTATTAAGACATTAGTAGATGTCACTTATCCGGATCTGCTAGCACAATTGTGGAATCCGGAATATCTCCAACAAAGGGCAATCCTGGCCCCTACTCACGAGATTGTTGAATCAGTAAATGAATATGTTTTGTCGCTTATTAAAAAGGATGAGAGAATTTATTTAAGCTCCGATGAGGTGTGTAGTGATGACAGAGGTATAGGTGATGGTGACATTCACTCTACTGAATTCCTCAACAGTATTAAATGTGTCGGACTCCCGAATCACCAATTGAAGTTGAAGGTCGGTGCTATGGTGATGCTTCTGCGAAACATTGATCAATCACGTGGGTTGTGTAACGGCACGAGACTAATTGTGACTGATCTGGGGGCACGCGTGATAAGATGTTCTGTCTTAACTGGTAGTCATAAAGGTGATAGAGTGCATATTGCTCGACTAACACTTACTCCATCGGACACCGATGAGATTTCCGTGCGTTTGAGAAGACAATTCCCCATCGCTGTTTGTTTTGCAATGACGATAAATAAGAGTCAAGAGCAGTCTTTATCTCAG TTTATAGTTTAA